GAATGGCGCTTCGAGAACCCGCTCGGCTTCCAAGTCTACGCCTATCGCCGCGATCAGGAAACCGTCACGCCGGGGGACGCGCGATGAGAGGCCACGCCTTTGCCGTCGCCTTCTTGCTTGTGGCGTCCTGGCCAGGTCACACGGCCCAGACCCCGAAAGGCGGCTCTCTCGATGCGCGTGTGACCAGCGTCACCTATCAGGAAAACAACGTCGTCCAGGTCTTCGCCACCTACGGCATCTCGACGATGATCATCTTCGACGAGGAGGAGAAATTCGAGACGATCTCGCTCGGCGACACCGACAGCTGGCAGGTCGTGCCAGCCGAGAAGGGCAACATCCTGTTCGTCAAGCCGATCGCCAAGGACGTCGTGACGAACATGAACGTCGTGACGACCAAGCGCATCTACTATCTCGAGCTTCATGACTTCGCGCCCGAAGCCGGCCGCAAGGTTTTTGGAATCCGCTTCCATTATCCGGAGAAGAACCTGAACGCGGCGTTGCGTCAGGAGGCGGAACAGCGCGCCGCCTGGCCGAATATCGCAGGCATCGACAAGGCCAACGTCAATATCGACTATTCGTTCTCCGGTGACGCGCGGCTAAAGCCGCTGATGGTCTTCGACGACGGCAACAAGACCTTCTTCAAGTTCGACGGCCAAGTGCCGGCGATCTTCGCCGTCAACTCGGATTTCTCCGAGACGCTGCGGAACTTCCG
Above is a genomic segment from Mesorhizobium sp. containing:
- a CDS encoding TrbG/VirB9 family P-type conjugative transfer protein — protein: MRGHAFAVAFLLVASWPGHTAQTPKGGSLDARVTSVTYQENNVVQVFATYGISTMIIFDEEEKFETISLGDTDSWQVVPAEKGNILFVKPIAKDVVTNMNVVTTKRIYYLELHDFAPEAGRKVFGIRFHYPEKNLNAALRQEAEQRAAWPNIAGIDKANVNIDYSFSGDARLKPLMVFDDGNKTFFKFDGQVPAIFAVNSDFSETLRNFRREGEYIVVDGTATQFTLRDGNQWVCIFNLRKPDFGAPDPAILGPVEETQAKRRRRSGNG